CCTTAGGGTTTACCGGTATTGCCGGTGCTGCAACCGGGATTGCAAAGATTCTGTTTTTTATCTTTATTGCTTTTTTCCTGGGGATTATTGTTTTAGGTTTACTTGGGATTTTAATATTTTAGAAATAAAACATAGGTACCTTACTAATAATCACACTGCAACTACCCTCCTTCAGCTGCTCCTTAATTATCTGTATCTATCTTATTAAATATTGCGGAGGAGGGCATTCTCCTCCATATTTTTCTAAAAACCAAAATATTTTCACTATGGTAGTTTTTTTACAAAAAAATAATCACAAAATAACACAAATAATGATATAGTAACTATAAGGAAATAAATAAAATAGCCAATGTTTAGTTATTAGTTAGCAGTTTTGGTTCAGTTTCGCTAACAATGGGGGTGTTTAGCTTATCAGGTTAGTTTAAATGATTATTAAAAGATGAAATTGAAGTCTTATTAATTGATGAGAAATTATTCTTTAGTTAATAAAAAAAGAGTGGGTTATGTTTAAAAAAATAATTATATTAATTT
Above is a window of Atribacterota bacterium DNA encoding:
- a CDS encoding DUF1328 domain-containing protein codes for the protein MLRWAILLLIIGLVAGALGFTGIAGAATGIAKILFFIFIAFFLGIIVLGLLGILIF